A DNA window from Paraburkholderia sp. IMGN_8 contains the following coding sequences:
- a CDS encoding family 1 encapsulin nanocompartment shell protein: protein MNNLHRELAPISTAAWSEIEEEVARTFKRSVAGRRVVDVKGPGGASLSAVGTGHQSTIAAPQEGVSARQREVRALVELRVPFELQREAIDDVERGASDSDWQPAKDAAQQLAYAEDRAIFDGYKAANIVGIREGSSNPTLSLPADVSDYPTVIAKALEQLRLAGVDGPYSVLLGADAYTAVSEASDQGYPVLEHIKRLVNGEIIWAPALDGGSVLSTRGGDFDLHIGQDLCIGYLSHTDQVVRLYLQETLTFLLLTSEASVAVLPE from the coding sequence ATGAATAATCTGCATCGCGAGCTGGCCCCCATCTCCACCGCGGCCTGGTCGGAGATCGAGGAAGAAGTTGCACGCACCTTCAAGCGCTCCGTGGCCGGCCGTCGCGTGGTCGATGTGAAAGGTCCTGGCGGCGCCAGTTTGAGCGCGGTCGGCACCGGTCACCAGTCGACCATCGCCGCGCCGCAGGAAGGCGTGAGTGCACGCCAGCGCGAGGTGAGGGCGCTAGTCGAACTGCGTGTGCCGTTCGAGTTGCAGCGCGAGGCGATCGACGACGTGGAACGCGGCGCGAGCGATTCCGACTGGCAGCCAGCGAAGGATGCAGCACAGCAATTGGCCTACGCCGAAGACCGCGCCATTTTCGACGGCTACAAGGCGGCGAACATCGTCGGTATTCGGGAAGGGTCGTCGAACCCCACGCTGAGCTTGCCGGCTGACGTTAGCGACTATCCCACCGTCATCGCCAAGGCGCTCGAGCAGTTGCGGCTGGCCGGCGTCGACGGTCCGTATTCGGTCCTGCTGGGCGCCGATGCGTACACCGCGGTGAGCGAAGCGAGCGATCAGGGTTACCCGGTGCTCGAACATATCAAGCGGCTGGTGAACGGCGAGATCATCTGGGCCCCGGCCCTCGACGGAGGCAGCGTGCTCTCCACCCGTGGCGGCGACTTCGACCTGCACATCGGCCAGGACCTGTGCATCGGATATTTGAGCCACACGGACCAGGTGGTGCGCCTGTACCTGCAGGAAACGTTGACTTTCCTGCTGCTGACGAGCGAAGCATCCGTCGCGGTGTTGCCGGAG
- a CDS encoding Dyp-type peroxidase, translated as MSDTPIQAAVTPEPQAVSTQAKRSAIFIVATINPDAESRDTVRAWCADIAALVRAVGKRNPDGGLSCVCGFGSDAWDALFGAPRPAGLHPFREFGSGERLAVSTPGDILLHIRADQMDLCFELATHLMGRLGTAVTAVDEVHGFRYFDQRSMVGFVDGTENPTGNEAVTFTVVGEEDPEFAGGSYVLVQKYLHDMTGWNALPVETQERIIGRTKLSDIELDDAVKPSSSHSSLTVLEENGEEVKILRDNMPFGRPGSGEFGTYFIGYARSPAPIEQMLENMFVGRPPGNYDRLLDFSRAVTGGLFFVPSEPLLEALADRSPAIAASAIESPDFPTVIEPVGDGSLNIGSLKGAPQYE; from the coding sequence ATGTCCGACACTCCCATCCAAGCCGCCGTCACCCCCGAACCGCAGGCCGTGTCCACACAGGCCAAGCGGAGTGCGATCTTCATCGTCGCCACTATCAATCCGGACGCGGAGAGCCGCGACACCGTGCGTGCGTGGTGCGCGGATATCGCCGCACTGGTGCGGGCGGTGGGCAAACGGAACCCTGACGGCGGCCTGTCGTGTGTATGCGGCTTCGGTTCCGACGCCTGGGATGCGCTGTTCGGTGCGCCCCGACCGGCCGGTCTGCACCCGTTCCGCGAGTTCGGCTCGGGCGAGCGCCTGGCAGTGTCGACACCGGGCGACATCTTGCTGCACATTCGTGCCGACCAGATGGATCTGTGCTTCGAACTGGCCACTCATCTCATGGGCAGGCTCGGCACGGCGGTGACGGCAGTCGACGAAGTGCATGGGTTTCGTTATTTCGATCAACGCAGCATGGTTGGTTTCGTCGACGGAACCGAGAACCCGACCGGTAACGAAGCTGTCACGTTTACCGTGGTCGGTGAGGAGGACCCCGAATTCGCGGGAGGCAGCTATGTCCTCGTGCAGAAGTATCTGCACGATATGACCGGCTGGAATGCGTTGCCGGTCGAAACGCAGGAGCGCATCATCGGCCGCACCAAACTCTCCGACATCGAACTCGACGACGCAGTGAAGCCAAGCTCATCGCACAGTTCGCTCACCGTGCTCGAGGAAAACGGCGAGGAAGTCAAGATCCTGCGCGACAACATGCCGTTCGGGCGACCCGGCTCAGGCGAATTCGGCACGTATTTCATCGGCTATGCCCGTTCGCCGGCGCCGATTGAACAGATGCTGGAGAACATGTTCGTCGGCCGGCCGCCAGGCAACTACGACCGGCTGCTCGATTTCAGCCGCGCGGTGACGGGCGGGCTGTTCTTCGTGCCGTCCGAGCCGTTGCTCGAAGCGCTCGCGGATCGCAGCCCGGCTATCGCCGCGAGTGCGATCGAGTCTCCTGATTTCCCAACAGTTATCGAGCCGGTCGGCGATGGTTCGCTGAATATCGGCTCTCTCAAAGGAGCACCTCAGTATGAATAA
- a CDS encoding dienelactone hydrolase family protein yields MKHTSGSMITFRRPDGQDIQGYLAKPQKLEGAPAIVVIQEWWGLNDQIRGVADRLAQSGYLALVPDLFRGKTTVEEEEAHHLLDGLDFGDAASQDIRGAVQYLKQHSERVGVTGYCMGGALTLLALCNIPEVSAGVVWYGFPPLEYIDASKIKVPVLGHWATQDEFFPAETVDALETKLTGANVDVEFHRYLAHHAFANETAVGPGRIPRTQFDPVWSQLAWDRTLTFWGRELWPQR; encoded by the coding sequence ATGAAACACACATCGGGATCCATGATCACCTTTCGCCGCCCTGATGGCCAGGACATCCAGGGTTATCTGGCGAAGCCGCAGAAGCTCGAGGGCGCGCCCGCCATCGTCGTGATTCAGGAGTGGTGGGGGTTGAACGACCAGATTCGCGGCGTGGCGGACCGACTCGCGCAGTCCGGTTATCTGGCGTTGGTCCCCGATCTTTTCCGCGGAAAAACGACGGTGGAAGAGGAGGAGGCGCACCATCTGCTGGACGGGCTCGACTTCGGCGACGCCGCCAGCCAGGATATTCGCGGCGCCGTGCAGTACCTGAAGCAGCATTCGGAGCGGGTGGGTGTGACCGGCTATTGCATGGGCGGTGCGCTCACGCTGCTCGCGCTATGCAATATTCCGGAGGTATCGGCCGGCGTGGTGTGGTACGGCTTCCCGCCGCTCGAGTACATCGATGCATCGAAGATCAAGGTTCCGGTGCTCGGTCACTGGGCCACACAAGACGAGTTCTTTCCCGCCGAAACGGTCGACGCGCTCGAAACCAAGTTGACCGGGGCGAACGTCGACGTGGAGTTTCACCGCTATCTTGCGCATCATGCGTTCGCCAACGAGACGGCGGTTGGGCCGGGCCGTATCCCCAGGACCCAGTTCGATCCGGTCTGGTCGCAGTTGGCGTGGGACCGTACGCTGACCTTTTGGGGCCGCGAGCTGTGGCCGCAGCGGTAA
- a CDS encoding betaine/proline/choline family ABC transporter ATP-binding protein (Members of the family are the ATP-binding subunit of ABC transporters for substrates such as betaine, L-proline or other amino acids, choline, carnitine, etc. The substrate specificity is best determined from the substrate-binding subunit, rather than this subunit, as it interacts with the permease subunit and not with substrate directly.): protein MAAIEVKHVYKLFGPQTGHARVLDLLRGGKGKADILAQTGCNVGLNDVSLNIGAGEIFVIMGLSGSGKSTLVRHFNRLIEPTAGEIVIDGSDVIKLNAQGLRELRRFKVSMVFQNFGLLPHQTVLDNTAYALRVRGESRAQANEKARVWLGKVGLNGYGEHYPDELSGGMRQRVGLARALAADTDVLLMDEAFSALDPLIRTEMQDQLLQLQATLNKTIVFITHDLDEALRIGNRIAILRDGKLVQEGSPDEILTRPADDYVRRFVERRAEQRT from the coding sequence ATGGCAGCGATAGAAGTCAAACACGTGTACAAGCTTTTTGGCCCGCAGACCGGTCATGCGCGCGTGCTCGATCTGTTGAGAGGCGGAAAGGGTAAAGCCGACATCCTTGCGCAGACCGGTTGCAATGTCGGTCTGAACGACGTGAGCCTGAATATCGGCGCAGGCGAAATTTTCGTCATCATGGGACTGTCGGGCTCGGGTAAGTCGACACTGGTGCGGCACTTCAACCGCCTGATCGAGCCGACCGCCGGCGAGATCGTGATCGACGGCTCGGACGTCATCAAGCTCAACGCGCAAGGTTTGCGCGAGTTGCGCCGCTTCAAGGTCAGCATGGTGTTCCAGAACTTCGGGCTGCTGCCGCATCAGACCGTGCTCGACAATACGGCTTACGCGCTGCGTGTGCGTGGCGAAAGCCGCGCGCAAGCCAATGAGAAGGCACGTGTCTGGCTCGGCAAGGTGGGCTTGAACGGTTACGGCGAACACTACCCGGATGAGTTGTCCGGCGGTATGCGGCAACGTGTCGGCCTTGCCCGTGCGCTTGCTGCGGATACCGACGTGCTGCTGATGGACGAAGCATTCTCCGCGCTCGATCCGCTGATTCGCACGGAAATGCAAGACCAGCTATTGCAGTTGCAGGCGACGCTGAACAAGACCATTGTGTTCATCACGCACGATCTCGACGAGGCGCTGCGGATCGGCAATCGCATTGCGATCCTGCGCGACGGCAAGTTGGTGCAGGAGGGATCGCCGGACGAAATTCTCACGCGTCCGGCGGATGACTATGTGAGGCGCTTTGTCGAGCGGCGTGCCGAGCAGCGAACCTGA
- a CDS encoding proline/glycine betaine ABC transporter permease translates to MNSFFLHLSIADWVNDAVQSFVARHGDSFHQFSIALLRYVLVPLEGALRAMPPWLILLAVGAITWNATRRLGIAGFFVLLLYAIGCFGLWEKLMQTLALMLVATVLSVSLGVPLGIFTSRSAWLRRMLLPTLDVMQTLPSFVYLIPVLMLFGLGKVPAILATIIYALPPLIRLTDLGIRHVDGDVVEAARAFGTTRWQLLVNVQLPLARPSIMAGINQTTMMALSMVVIASMIGSRGLGEDVLAGIQTLDVGKGTQAGIAIVILAIVIDRISQGYGQDRRTRRLFSQRRKAKAASRIPYRVNSAQTNETHAGEGALETRTAK, encoded by the coding sequence ATGAATTCGTTTTTTCTGCATCTTTCGATTGCCGACTGGGTGAACGATGCCGTGCAGTCGTTCGTCGCCCGCCACGGCGACAGCTTCCACCAGTTCAGCATCGCGCTATTGCGCTACGTCCTGGTGCCGCTCGAAGGCGCGCTGCGCGCCATGCCGCCGTGGCTGATTCTGCTGGCGGTTGGCGCGATTACGTGGAACGCGACGCGGCGTCTGGGCATTGCCGGCTTCTTCGTGCTGCTGCTCTACGCGATCGGCTGCTTTGGCCTGTGGGAAAAGCTGATGCAGACCCTTGCATTGATGCTGGTGGCAACCGTGCTGTCTGTCTCACTCGGCGTGCCGCTCGGCATTTTCACGTCGCGCAGCGCGTGGCTGCGGCGTATGTTGTTGCCGACACTCGACGTCATGCAGACGCTGCCGAGCTTTGTCTACCTGATTCCGGTGCTGATGCTGTTCGGTCTCGGCAAGGTACCCGCGATCCTCGCGACGATCATTTATGCGCTGCCGCCGTTGATTCGCTTGACCGATCTCGGCATCCGTCACGTGGACGGCGATGTCGTCGAGGCTGCCCGTGCATTCGGCACGACGCGCTGGCAATTGCTGGTGAACGTGCAGTTGCCGCTGGCGCGGCCCAGCATCATGGCCGGCATCAACCAGACGACGATGATGGCGCTTTCGATGGTGGTGATCGCATCGATGATCGGCTCGCGTGGGCTCGGTGAGGATGTGCTCGCGGGCATTCAGACGCTCGATGTGGGCAAGGGCACGCAGGCGGGCATCGCCATCGTGATACTGGCAATCGTGATCGATCGGATCAGCCAGGGCTACGGCCAGGATCGCCGCACGCGGCGCCTTTTCTCGCAACGCAGGAAAGCAAAAGCGGCTTCGCGCATTCCTTACCGCGTGAACAGCGCGCAGACGAACGAGACGCATGCTGGCGAAGGCGCCCTCGAAACCCGCACGGCGAAGTAA
- a CDS encoding ABC transporter substrate-binding protein, producing the protein MQLRQFRAALCAAALALTGASAHAADSWCAQGKTVHFAGITWESGSFATEVLRQILEKGYGCKTDVVPGSTAATETALAHNDVQVWAEQWTGRSEITAKAVASGSVKLVGDTLPGGTKEGWFVPEYVVKGDPKRGIKPVAPGLVSVADLPKYKSVFADDEEPDKGRFLNCPTGWDCERVNTRLLKVLNLDSAYTNFHPGTGAALDAAIASAYQRGAPIVFYYWGPAALMAKYKFVELKMPAYNDACWKTLRDESSTSQCASSYMVSHVTVGVSSPFYDADPQLMSMLGKVKFPMDFLNNTILEMSTKKLDGSAMATQFLREHPEMWKQWVPADVASKVQAGLAGA; encoded by the coding sequence ATGCAACTCAGACAATTCCGGGCGGCCCTGTGCGCCGCCGCGCTTGCCCTCACAGGCGCGAGCGCGCATGCCGCGGACAGTTGGTGCGCGCAGGGCAAGACCGTGCATTTCGCGGGCATTACGTGGGAAAGCGGCTCCTTCGCCACCGAAGTGCTGCGGCAGATTCTGGAAAAGGGCTACGGCTGCAAGACGGATGTCGTGCCTGGCAGTACAGCGGCCACCGAAACCGCGCTCGCACACAACGACGTGCAGGTGTGGGCCGAACAATGGACCGGGCGCAGCGAGATCACCGCGAAAGCCGTGGCCTCGGGCAGCGTCAAGCTGGTCGGCGACACCTTGCCGGGCGGCACGAAGGAAGGCTGGTTCGTGCCGGAATACGTGGTGAAGGGCGATCCGAAGCGCGGTATCAAGCCGGTCGCGCCGGGCCTTGTTTCGGTTGCCGACCTGCCGAAGTACAAGAGCGTGTTCGCCGACGACGAGGAACCGGATAAGGGCCGCTTCCTCAACTGTCCGACGGGGTGGGATTGCGAACGCGTCAACACGCGTCTGCTCAAAGTGCTGAATCTCGACTCGGCTTACACCAATTTCCATCCGGGAACCGGTGCTGCGCTCGACGCGGCAATCGCATCCGCGTATCAGCGCGGCGCGCCGATCGTCTTCTATTACTGGGGACCGGCCGCGTTGATGGCGAAGTACAAGTTCGTCGAGTTGAAGATGCCGGCCTATAACGACGCCTGCTGGAAGACCTTGCGTGACGAGAGCAGCACGTCGCAATGCGCATCGTCTTACATGGTCTCGCATGTCACGGTCGGTGTGTCCTCGCCGTTCTACGACGCGGACCCGCAACTCATGTCGATGCTCGGCAAGGTGAAGTTCCCGATGGACTTCCTCAACAACACGATTCTCGAAATGAGCACGAAGAAACTCGACGGGAGCGCCATGGCCACGCAATTCCTGCGTGAGCATCCGGAGATGTGGAAACAATGGGTGCCGGCCGATGTGGCGTCGAAGGTGCAGGCGGGCCTCGCGGGCGCCTGA
- a CDS encoding Xaa-Pro peptidase family protein, whose product MIIRPTHRPEDCEPTAEEIAQIQRDRLGRVRRELKKRDLTAAILFDPTHMRYATGSRNMQVYSMRNPARYLFVPAEGKVVLFEYAGCDFLADGLDTVDEVRPATAISYYFCDDMLGRVTERWADEIEELVKQSGGGKRIAIESATSAAAFALQARGYQISDAQEPLERARAIKVPNEIKMIRSSLRAAEEGVRKLEAALVPGISENELWSHLHKHIIETDGDYVETRLISSGPRTNPWFQESSPRKIQAGELVGLDTDVVGRFGYYADFSRTFLCGDGPATAAQKNLYRLAYEQVHSNMENVRAGTTFQEFIARAWKIPGPYQARRYFALAHGVGMTGEYPYIVHREDNEAKGYDGVIEPGMTLCIESYIGHEDGGEGVKLEEQVYVRDDGQVELLSDYPFEKRLLA is encoded by the coding sequence ATGATTATTCGCCCGACTCACCGCCCGGAAGATTGTGAACCGACCGCTGAAGAAATCGCGCAGATTCAACGGGACCGGCTTGGCCGCGTGCGCCGTGAACTGAAAAAGCGCGACCTCACCGCGGCGATCCTGTTCGACCCGACGCATATGCGCTATGCGACCGGCTCGCGCAACATGCAGGTTTATTCGATGCGCAATCCCGCGCGCTATCTGTTCGTGCCGGCTGAAGGAAAGGTCGTGCTGTTCGAATACGCGGGCTGCGATTTTCTCGCCGACGGGCTCGACACCGTCGACGAAGTGCGGCCGGCCACGGCGATTTCCTATTACTTCTGCGATGACATGCTGGGTCGCGTCACCGAACGCTGGGCCGATGAAATCGAAGAACTGGTGAAGCAGAGCGGCGGTGGCAAGCGCATCGCGATCGAGAGCGCGACTTCGGCTGCGGCGTTCGCGCTGCAGGCGCGCGGCTATCAGATCTCCGACGCGCAGGAGCCGCTCGAACGCGCACGTGCGATCAAAGTGCCCAATGAGATCAAGATGATCCGCTCGTCGCTGCGTGCCGCCGAAGAGGGTGTGCGCAAGCTGGAAGCGGCGCTGGTGCCCGGCATCAGCGAAAACGAGCTGTGGTCGCATCTGCATAAGCACATCATCGAAACCGACGGCGATTACGTGGAAACGCGTCTGATCAGTTCGGGGCCGCGCACCAACCCGTGGTTTCAGGAGAGCAGTCCGCGCAAGATTCAGGCAGGCGAGCTGGTCGGACTCGATACCGACGTGGTGGGGCGGTTCGGCTATTACGCCGACTTCTCGCGCACCTTCCTGTGCGGCGACGGTCCGGCTACGGCGGCCCAGAAGAACCTGTACCGCCTGGCGTACGAACAGGTGCATTCGAATATGGAAAACGTGCGTGCCGGCACGACGTTCCAGGAGTTCATCGCCCGCGCCTGGAAGATTCCCGGGCCGTATCAGGCGCGCCGCTATTTCGCGCTTGCGCATGGCGTGGGCATGACCGGCGAATACCCGTACATCGTCCATCGCGAGGACAACGAAGCGAAGGGCTATGACGGCGTGATCGAGCCCGGTATGACGCTCTGCATCGAAAGCTATATCGGCCATGAAGACGGTGGTGAAGGCGTCAAGCTGGAGGAACAGGTGTACGTACGCGACGACGGCCAGGTGGAACTGCTGTCCGACTATCCGTTCGAGAAGCGCCTGCTTGCCTGA
- a CDS encoding LysR substrate-binding domain-containing protein, whose protein sequence is MAAISGPDWSKLSSLDPELVRAFVAVVDSGGFTAAAKQLHRTQSTISLRIRTLEDRLDTHMFLRNSRRLALSRDGENFLIHARRIIQVQNEAIAALNRSNSDGVIRFGLPEDYAELWLPELLKKFYALRPGARPHIHCRMSLELLERLQAGELDLALVVRHGSQTSGRHLGREEVVWAAHRSFVLDRQASVPLALFPETCCYRQRGLEALAALQRQYQVVYTSQSPTGIKVAVNHGAAVTIIDRCTLPENWRVLGAEEGLPPLPPADLELHRSSVNRDPAADDLAALIEAMVEERRSSAVGGIAA, encoded by the coding sequence ATGGCTGCCATCAGCGGACCCGATTGGTCGAAACTCAGCTCTCTGGACCCCGAACTGGTGCGCGCCTTTGTCGCCGTGGTCGATAGCGGCGGCTTTACCGCCGCGGCGAAGCAATTGCACCGTACCCAGTCGACCATCAGCCTGCGGATTCGCACGCTCGAGGACCGGTTGGATACGCATATGTTCTTGCGCAATAGCCGGCGCCTTGCCTTATCGCGGGACGGCGAGAATTTCCTGATTCACGCCCGCCGCATTATTCAGGTGCAAAACGAAGCGATCGCGGCACTGAACCGGAGCAACAGTGACGGCGTGATCCGATTCGGCTTGCCGGAGGACTATGCCGAGCTCTGGCTGCCTGAGTTGCTCAAGAAGTTCTATGCGCTGCGGCCTGGCGCGCGGCCCCATATCCATTGCCGGATGTCGCTCGAATTGCTCGAACGGCTGCAGGCGGGGGAACTGGATCTGGCTTTGGTGGTGCGGCATGGCTCGCAGACCAGCGGTAGGCATCTGGGGCGCGAGGAGGTGGTGTGGGCGGCGCACCGCAGCTTCGTACTGGATCGGCAGGCGTCGGTGCCGCTCGCGTTGTTTCCGGAGACTTGTTGCTACCGGCAGCGCGGGCTGGAAGCGCTGGCCGCGCTGCAGCGGCAGTATCAAGTGGTTTATACGAGTCAGAGTCCTACCGGGATTAAGGTTGCTGTCAACCATGGCGCGGCTGTGACTATCATCGATCGCTGTACGCTGCCGGAGAACTGGCGTGTGCTTGGGGCAGAGGAAGGGTTGCCGCCTTTGCCGCCGGCCGATCTTGAATTGCATCGTTCTTCAGTGAATCGCGATCCGGCCGCGGATGATCTTGCTGCGTTGATTGAGGCGATGGTTGAGGAGCGGCGTAGTTCTGCGGTTGGTGGCATTGCTGCTTAA
- a CDS encoding porin, whose amino-acid sequence MKKKVIAMAVLGAVAAPVFAQSSVTLYGVIDEGIDYTNNVGHGSVVELASGYAQGSRWGLKGSEDLGGGMKAIFQLENGFDLNSGRLNQGGRMFGRQAYVGISSDRFGTVTLGRQYDSVVDYLAQTTANGNWAGYLFAHPYDNDNTDNSFRVDNTIKYASPEMAGFQFGGTYSFSNDTNFANNRQYSFGAQYANGGLLVAAAYLQANNPGVGSNGAITANDASFIAGRMRVFGGGINYTFGPATVGFAYTNSNYKNPTGNGYIGIPLAATGVTLNTLKYQNFEVNGKYQVTPAFFVGAQYVYTMETYDASTGSVKPKIHSVGLMADYNLSKRTDVYVQGEYQKVTGSSTNSILDDAFIPGTQSPSSTANQVVARIALRHKF is encoded by the coding sequence ATGAAAAAGAAAGTCATCGCCATGGCCGTACTCGGCGCCGTCGCCGCCCCGGTGTTCGCGCAAAGCAGCGTGACCCTGTACGGCGTGATCGACGAAGGCATCGACTACACCAACAACGTAGGGCACGGCAGCGTCGTTGAACTCGCGAGCGGCTATGCACAAGGCAGCCGCTGGGGCCTGAAAGGCTCCGAGGATCTGGGCGGCGGAATGAAAGCCATCTTCCAGCTCGAAAACGGCTTCGATCTGAACTCGGGGCGTCTCAATCAGGGCGGGCGCATGTTCGGCCGTCAGGCTTATGTAGGCATCAGCAGCGATCGCTTCGGCACGGTCACGCTCGGGCGGCAGTATGACTCGGTGGTCGACTACCTCGCGCAAACCACGGCCAACGGCAACTGGGCCGGTTATCTGTTCGCGCACCCGTACGACAACGACAACACCGACAACTCGTTCCGCGTCGACAACACCATCAAATACGCAAGCCCGGAGATGGCAGGGTTCCAGTTCGGCGGCACGTATAGCTTCAGCAACGACACGAACTTCGCCAACAACCGCCAGTACAGCTTCGGCGCTCAATATGCGAACGGCGGTCTGCTGGTCGCCGCAGCCTACCTGCAGGCGAACAATCCGGGCGTGGGTTCGAACGGTGCGATCACCGCGAACGACGCCAGCTTTATCGCCGGCCGCATGCGCGTGTTCGGCGGCGGCATCAACTACACCTTCGGTCCGGCCACCGTCGGCTTCGCCTACACCAACTCGAACTACAAGAACCCCACCGGCAATGGCTATATCGGCATCCCGCTCGCCGCGACCGGCGTCACGCTGAATACGCTGAAATACCAGAACTTCGAAGTGAACGGAAAGTATCAGGTCACCCCGGCGTTCTTCGTCGGCGCGCAGTACGTCTACACGATGGAAACCTATGACGCTTCCACGGGCAGCGTAAAGCCGAAGATCCACTCCGTCGGTCTGATGGCGGACTACAACCTGTCCAAACGAACCGACGTCTACGTGCAGGGCGAGTATCAGAAGGTCACCGGCAGCTCGACCAACTCGATTCTGGATGATGCATTCATCCCGGGCACGCAATCGCCTTCGTCGACGGCGAATCAGGTGGTTGCGCGCATCGCGCTGCGCCACAAGTTCTAG
- a CDS encoding efflux transporter outer membrane subunit yields the protein MIDVNPRFVRRPQCATLCAALCCCAALAGCKVGPDYRTPLAPPTDTYTTTPLPEQTASAPGAAGLPQRFVPGQDIPAAWWALFHCEPLDTLIRDAFANSPNVAAAQAALRQARENFSAQAGTLLPSVDAQLGATREKLNGIAFGRPGLTEEFNLYNASVNVSYKLDVFGGTRRELEALHAQVDYQRYQLQAAYLAMSANIVTAAVKEASLRAQIEATERIAAEEDEQLGVLSKQFELGGVGRTAVLAQQTLLAQTRATLPPLQQQLDQVRHLLAVLAGKLPSDVTLPEFRLDMFSLPQTLPVSLPSALVRQRPDILAADAVLHQASAQIGVATAAMYPQITLSASYGAEALTPAQVFKAGSTIWSLGANLLQPLFHGGQLTAQKRAAEAAYEQADAQYRETVLLAFQNVADSLRALDHDATGLKAQTDAWRAASDSLDLTRGQYRIGGVSYLSLLDAQRQYQQTVVSLAQAQASRYADTAALFQALGGGWWNASAAPTTPATQ from the coding sequence ATGATCGACGTTAACCCGCGTTTTGTCCGGCGGCCTCAGTGCGCCACGCTATGCGCAGCGCTTTGCTGCTGTGCAGCACTGGCCGGCTGCAAGGTCGGCCCGGACTATCGCACGCCCCTTGCGCCCCCTACCGACACCTACACCACCACCCCATTGCCCGAGCAGACGGCCTCCGCACCGGGCGCCGCCGGCTTGCCGCAGCGCTTTGTGCCGGGCCAGGACATTCCCGCCGCCTGGTGGGCCCTCTTTCATTGCGAGCCGCTAGATACGCTGATCCGCGACGCTTTTGCCAATAGCCCGAACGTCGCCGCTGCACAGGCCGCATTGCGGCAGGCTCGCGAGAATTTCTCGGCGCAAGCCGGCACGCTGCTGCCCAGCGTGGATGCACAACTTGGCGCCACGCGCGAAAAATTGAACGGAATCGCGTTCGGCCGGCCCGGACTCACCGAGGAGTTCAACCTCTACAACGCATCGGTCAACGTGTCGTACAAGCTCGACGTATTCGGCGGAACGCGGCGCGAACTCGAAGCGCTGCACGCGCAAGTCGACTACCAGCGCTACCAGTTGCAGGCCGCCTATCTCGCGATGTCGGCCAACATTGTGACGGCCGCGGTCAAGGAAGCCTCGCTGCGCGCCCAGATCGAAGCCACGGAACGCATCGCCGCCGAGGAGGACGAACAACTGGGCGTGCTCAGCAAGCAGTTCGAGCTGGGCGGCGTGGGCCGCACGGCGGTGCTCGCGCAGCAGACGCTACTGGCGCAAACCCGCGCGACGCTGCCGCCCCTGCAGCAACAGCTCGACCAGGTGCGCCACCTGCTCGCCGTGCTGGCCGGCAAGCTGCCCAGCGACGTCACGCTGCCCGAATTCAGGCTCGACATGTTTTCGTTGCCGCAGACGCTGCCGGTGAGCCTGCCGTCGGCGCTGGTGAGGCAGCGGCCCGACATCCTTGCCGCCGACGCCGTGCTGCATCAGGCAAGCGCGCAAATCGGCGTGGCAACGGCCGCGATGTACCCGCAGATCACGCTGTCCGCCAGCTACGGCGCCGAGGCGCTGACACCCGCGCAAGTGTTCAAGGCCGGCAGCACGATCTGGAGCCTGGGCGCGAACCTGTTGCAACCGCTCTTCCACGGCGGTCAACTCACCGCGCAGAAGCGCGCGGCCGAGGCGGCGTACGAGCAGGCCGACGCGCAATACCGCGAAACGGTACTGCTCGCGTTCCAGAACGTCGCGGACTCGCTGCGCGCACTCGATCACGATGCCACCGGCCTGAAAGCGCAAACCGACGCATGGCGCGCCGCCAGCGACTCGCTCGACCTCACGCGCGGACAGTATCGGATCGGCGGCGTGAGCTACCTGTCGCTCCTCGACGCCCAACGTCAGTACCAGCAAACAGTGGTGAGCCTCGCGCAGGCGCAGGCGTCGCGCTACGCCGACACCGCGGCGCTGTTTCAGGCGCTCGGCGGCGGCTGGTGGAACGCCTCTGCCGCGCCCACCACTCCCGCAACGCAATGA